The Brachyspira aalborgi genome has a segment encoding these proteins:
- the secD gene encoding protein translocase subunit SecD: protein MSHNLRLAFIIIGLAVMGWFIAPTVRWYFFTSEDKKEESNLSLDDMITEGYTKEQIDKVQSYKRLRNESVNMGLDLQGGIRIVLQADFEEYASRLERNVSSLSAEEKNEAMDRLISRLRGRIDQFGVSEVGIRKQGEDRVVVELPGARDPDRIKSVVLSQGALTFNLVDEQATALINSNDMVMGVFTNFAKVPEYGKQLYFYSEKDDFGRRVRGAPVIINKEPSLEGSSLIDASVTGGEFGEANVSFELNNEGSTQFALVTAQNVNRMLAIVLDDKVISAPNINQEIRGGRGVITGRFTIEEAQDLARILKEGALPLNVTVIEEAVVGQSIGADSVKAGTTALFMAFILVALFMIATYRLSGILATIAMLINIVLVIAVLSPLRFTLTLPGIAGLILTMGMAVDANIIIFERIKEELKIKSNIADAIISGYDRAFATIFDSNITTIIVALILWIFGSGPVQSFAITLFFGILINLFTAVFITRYIYEEIIRAKLVKKAGFFFI, encoded by the coding sequence ATGAGTCATAATTTAAGATTAGCTTTTATAATTATAGGGCTTGCCGTTATGGGTTGGTTTATCGCTCCAACGGTTAGATGGTATTTCTTTACTTCGGAAGACAAAAAAGAAGAGAGCAATTTATCTCTGGACGATATGATAACCGAAGGATATACAAAAGAACAAATAGATAAAGTTCAATCATATAAAAGATTAAGAAACGAATCGGTTAATATGGGATTAGATTTGCAAGGCGGAATAAGAATAGTTTTGCAGGCAGATTTTGAAGAATATGCAAGCAGACTTGAAAGAAATGTTTCTTCTTTAAGCGCCGAAGAGAAAAACGAGGCTATGGATAGACTCATATCGAGGTTAAGAGGAAGAATAGACCAATTTGGAGTAAGCGAAGTAGGAATAAGAAAGCAAGGCGAAGACAGAGTAGTAGTCGAGCTTCCAGGAGCGCGTGACCCCGATAGAATAAAGAGCGTTGTTTTAAGTCAAGGCGCTTTAACTTTTAATTTGGTTGATGAACAAGCTACGGCTTTAATAAATAGCAACGATATGGTTATGGGCGTTTTTACTAATTTTGCAAAAGTTCCCGAATATGGAAAACAATTATATTTTTATAGCGAAAAAGACGATTTCGGAAGAAGAGTTAGAGGCGCTCCCGTTATAATAAATAAAGAGCCTTCACTTGAAGGAAGTTCTTTAATCGATGCAAGCGTTACGGGAGGAGAATTTGGCGAGGCAAATGTTTCTTTTGAACTTAATAACGAAGGTTCTACTCAATTCGCTTTAGTAACAGCTCAAAATGTTAATAGAATGCTTGCTATAGTTTTGGACGATAAAGTTATAAGCGCTCCAAATATAAATCAAGAAATTAGAGGCGGAAGAGGAGTTATTACGGGAAGATTTACAATCGAAGAAGCTCAAGATTTGGCAAGAATATTAAAAGAAGGAGCTTTGCCTTTAAATGTTACAGTTATAGAGGAAGCGGTTGTTGGGCAGTCAATAGGAGCGGATTCTGTTAAAGCGGGAACTACGGCTTTATTTATGGCTTTTATATTAGTGGCTTTATTTATGATAGCGACTTATAGGCTTTCGGGAATTCTCGCTACGATTGCAATGCTTATAAATATTGTTCTCGTTATAGCGGTTTTATCGCCTTTAAGATTTACTTTAACTTTGCCTGGAATAGCGGGATTAATTCTCACTATGGGCATGGCAGTTGATGCGAATATAATTATTTTTGAAAGAATAAAAGAAGAATTAAAAATAAAATCAAATATTGCAGACGCCATTATTTCAGGTTATGATAGAGCTTTTGCCACTATATTTGACTCGAATATAACAACAATAATAGTGGCTTTAATACTTTGGATATTTGGAAGCGGTCCAGTTCAGAGTTTTGCGATTACATTATTCTTCGGTATTTTGATAAATCTATTTACGGCGGTATTTATAACAAGATATATTTACGAAGAAATTATAAGAGCAAAACTTGTAAAAAAAGCGGGTTTCTTCTTTATTTGA
- the secF gene encoding protein translocase subunit SecF yields MSNNDTIKEKKENIITKNKIPFVKFMPIAAVISTIIFIASVFIFVQKIKSDNFNLSIDFAGGVELNVKIDNPQVINIAEIRALYSHFGEETINIQELEGEENINSFLLRFRGSNEESERAMKVLYDKYGEDKVSLIGSNIISGVVSADNLKLAFILIIISWIIIMIYIAIRFNHRYALPAIITLIHNVVIVFGILLFLNKEFSVLVLSSILTLIGYTINDIIVVFDRIRENADINKPFKDIVNLSLNSVVGRTIMTGISTLLAAASIMIWGGPILYDFAFTFFCGVVIGTYASNFIASGLLILFMKGKK; encoded by the coding sequence ATGAGCAATAACGATACTATTAAAGAAAAAAAAGAAAATATTATAACAAAAAATAAAATTCCGTTCGTAAAATTTATGCCTATTGCGGCGGTAATATCGACTATAATTTTTATAGCTTCGGTTTTTATATTCGTTCAAAAAATCAAAAGCGATAATTTTAATTTAAGTATAGATTTTGCAGGCGGAGTAGAATTAAATGTAAAAATTGACAATCCTCAAGTTATAAATATTGCCGAAATAAGAGCTTTGTATTCTCATTTTGGCGAAGAGACAATTAATATACAGGAACTTGAAGGCGAAGAAAATATAAATTCATTTCTTTTAAGATTTAGAGGTTCAAACGAAGAATCAGAAAGAGCTATGAAAGTTCTTTACGATAAATACGGAGAGGATAAAGTTTCATTAATTGGAAGCAATATTATAAGCGGAGTAGTTTCCGCCGATAATTTGAAATTGGCTTTTATACTTATAATAATTTCTTGGATAATAATAATGATTTATATAGCGATAAGGTTTAATCATCGTTACGCTTTGCCAGCGATTATAACTCTTATACATAATGTGGTTATAGTTTTTGGAATTTTGCTTTTCTTAAATAAAGAATTTTCTGTTTTGGTTTTATCTTCAATTTTAACTCTAATCGGTTATACGATTAACGATATAATAGTAGTATTCGATAGAATTAGAGAGAATGCCGATATTAATAAACCTTTTAAAGATATAGTTAATTTAAGTTTAAACAGCGTAGTTGGAAGAACTATAATGACGGGAATATCGACTTTGCTTGCCGCAGCTTCTATAATGATTTGGGGCGGTCCTATACTTTATGATTTTGCATTTACTTTCTTTTGCGGAGTCGTTATAGGAACTTATGCAAGCAATTTTATAGCAAGCGGGCTTTTAATATTATTTATGAAAGGTAAAAAATAA
- a CDS encoding glycosyltransferase family 10 domain-containing protein translates to MDYKKLLDKILWFIPFRNLRYLLRKICYNILEIEDLKKELQEHIIEYKREFKLIHKDFYSNSIYMKITNAWYPNYTYFEKDNFFQLLTNICNKYNKLLLLSYTQGDCDIEVFSVYGPKSKIIESKSKIKIFWTCEAHIFRSEYKDNCLKYVNLSLGMNHIKHENYIRIPLWIYYFACINLNKDNIYKKVIEINETKYTKTKFASLIATWGGANNLRATMYNHISKIDKIYCPSKFLHNDDSLKNEFNDNKLEYLKQFKFNICPENVIEDGYITEKLFDAFNSGCIPIWNGDRNIEPNIINKNSILYWEKDSDNKELLKEIERLHKDEEYYNNFISQPRLIKDNATDYIYNQIKQLHDRLEELIQDLIQKQ, encoded by the coding sequence ATGGACTATAAAAAACTTTTAGATAAAATATTATGGTTTATTCCTTTTAGAAATTTAAGATATCTTTTAAGAAAAATATGTTATAATATATTAGAAATAGAAGATTTGAAAAAAGAATTGCAAGAACACATTATAGAATATAAAAGAGAATTTAAATTAATACATAAAGATTTTTATAGCAATTCAATTTACATGAAAATTACAAATGCGTGGTATCCTAATTATACTTATTTTGAAAAAGATAATTTTTTCCAATTATTAACTAATATTTGTAATAAGTATAATAAACTTTTATTATTGTCATATACTCAAGGCGATTGCGATATTGAAGTTTTTTCGGTATATGGTCCAAAAAGTAAAATAATCGAATCTAAATCAAAAATAAAAATATTTTGGACTTGCGAAGCTCATATTTTTCGTTCCGAATATAAAGATAATTGTTTAAAATATGTTAATCTATCATTGGGTATGAATCATATAAAACATGAAAATTATATAAGGATTCCTTTGTGGATATATTATTTTGCATGCATCAATCTTAATAAAGATAATATTTATAAAAAAGTTATTGAAATAAACGAAACTAAATATACTAAAACAAAATTTGCTTCGTTAATTGCCACTTGGGGAGGAGCGAATAATTTAAGAGCGACAATGTATAATCATATATCAAAGATAGATAAAATATATTGTCCAAGTAAATTTCTTCATAATGACGATTCTTTAAAAAATGAATTTAACGATAATAAATTAGAATATTTAAAACAATTTAAATTTAATATTTGCCCTGAAAATGTAATAGAAGACGGTTATATAACGGAAAAATTATTTGACGCTTTTAATTCGGGATGCATTCCTATTTGGAACGGCGATAGAAATATTGAACCAAATATAATTAATAAAAATTCTATTTTATATTGGGAAAAAGATTCTGACAATAAAGAATTGCTTAAAGAAATAGAAAGATTGCATAAAGACGAAGAGTATTATAATAATTTTATTTCACAACCGAGATTAATAAAGGATAATGCAACGGATTATATTTACAATCAAATAAAACAATTACATGATAGATTAGAAGAACTTATTCAAGATTTAATTCAAAAGCAATAA
- a CDS encoding DNA-methyltransferase gives MQEYKTLKIENIYNINDINHALPLLNSSGINTFADKTNIILNFDTVDIKLLETIKYNPLIQKTIEELYKIHSFSSSNGKIVFKSFNKEKRVKNKKQNSKKRLAYEYYKKDFKNTNNEINKKFVNKIHCTDSLELIKKFPDNCIDIVLTSPPYNFGINYENTNDVNIWEDYFNKLFNIFRECVRVLKDSGRIIINVQPMFSDYIPTHHLISNFFLKEGLIWKGEIIWEKNNYNCKYCTWGSWKSPSSPYLKYSWEFVEIFCKNSLKKEGDKNNIDIDSEEFKKWVYGKWSIAPERNMKKYKHDAMFPEELVKRLLKLFSYKNDIVLDPFNGAGTTTKVAKQLNRKFIGIDISEEYCKTAEDRLNDCLNISKKEKDLFNS, from the coding sequence ATGCAAGAATATAAAACCTTAAAAATAGAAAATATTTATAATATAAACGATATTAATCATGCTTTGCCTTTGCTCAATTCTTCGGGCATAAATACTTTTGCAGATAAAACTAATATTATTCTTAATTTCGACACAGTAGATATAAAATTGCTTGAAACTATAAAATATAATCCTTTGATACAAAAAACTATAGAAGAATTATATAAAATTCATTCTTTTTCAAGCTCCAACGGTAAAATAGTTTTTAAAAGTTTCAATAAAGAGAAGAGAGTAAAAAATAAAAAACAAAACAGCAAAAAAAGATTGGCTTACGAATATTATAAAAAAGATTTCAAAAATACAAATAATGAAATTAATAAAAAATTTGTAAATAAAATTCATTGCACCGATTCTTTGGAGCTAATAAAAAAATTTCCAGATAATTGCATCGATATAGTATTAACTTCGCCTCCTTACAATTTTGGTATAAATTACGAGAATACAAACGATGTGAATATTTGGGAAGATTATTTTAATAAATTATTTAATATTTTTAGAGAATGCGTTAGAGTTTTGAAAGATAGCGGAAGAATTATTATAAATGTTCAGCCTATGTTTTCGGATTATATTCCAACGCATCATTTGATAAGTAATTTTTTCTTAAAAGAGGGCTTAATTTGGAAAGGCGAGATAATTTGGGAAAAGAATAATTATAATTGTAAATATTGCACTTGGGGAAGTTGGAAAAGTCCTTCTTCGCCTTATTTAAAATATTCTTGGGAGTTTGTAGAAATATTTTGCAAAAATTCTTTAAAAAAAGAAGGCGATAAAAATAATATAGATATAGATTCTGAAGAGTTTAAAAAATGGGTTTACGGAAAATGGAGTATAGCGCCAGAAAGAAACATGAAAAAATATAAACATGACGCTATGTTTCCTGAAGAATTAGTTAAAAGATTACTTAAATTATTTTCTTACAAAAACGATATTGTTCTTGACCCTTTTAATGGAGCGGGAACGACTACGAAAGTAGCCAAACAATTAAATAGAAAATTTATAGGAATTGATATATCGGAAGAATATTGTAAAACCGCAGAAGATAGATTAAATGACTGCTTGAATATATCTAAAAAAGAAAAAGATTTATTCAATTCATAG
- a CDS encoding restriction endonuclease, with translation MYSVKDIIQDYNSIVKVIDKDASKQNNRAYGGVIRSVKGKLQEHITEEIIKIAWNNLNGNPNRLEINSEKIKLPIKESYIKNIKNEEVRKYITDNKKYYYHGLSVDKHVFIDNKFVIGIECKAYTENAMIKRILIDFHLLKTIFPNISCYLFQLESQLGGDYSELPETIYGSKSTHSIMSYFEDVDLNIITLLKGERNINKPIHKNFKPLEENILNKTIKLMENELRKYL, from the coding sequence ATGTATTCTGTAAAAGATATTATACAAGATTATAATAGCATAGTTAAAGTTATAGATAAAGACGCTTCCAAACAAAATAATAGAGCTTATGGCGGAGTTATAAGAAGCGTTAAAGGAAAATTACAAGAACATATAACCGAAGAAATTATAAAAATAGCTTGGAATAATTTAAATGGAAATCCAAACAGATTAGAAATAAATTCGGAGAAAATTAAACTTCCTATAAAAGAAAGTTATATAAAAAATATTAAAAACGAAGAAGTGAGAAAATATATAACCGACAATAAAAAATATTATTATCACGGTTTAAGCGTAGATAAACATGTTTTTATAGATAATAAATTTGTTATTGGAATAGAATGCAAAGCCTACACTGAAAACGCTATGATAAAAAGAATTTTAATAGATTTTCATTTGCTAAAAACTATTTTTCCAAATATATCATGTTATTTATTTCAATTAGAAAGTCAATTAGGCGGAGATTATTCAGAGTTGCCAGAAACTATATACGGCTCAAAATCGACTCACTCAATAATGAGTTATTTTGAAGATGTAGATTTAAATATAATAACTTTATTAAAAGGCGAAAGAAATATTAATAAGCCTATACACAAAAATTTTAAACCTTTGGAAGAAAATATTTTAAATAAAACAATTAAATTAATGGAAAACGAATTGAGAAAATATTTATAA
- a CDS encoding sugar O-acetyltransferase gives MTELQKLEAGLEYSFFDDEVAQRKTEAIIKCKKFNSIEADNFEEQFKAIKELLGSVKDKAYINTGFYCDYGKNIHVGKDFVANYNVTILDIATVNIGDYCMIGPNTLITTVGHPLTASGRRMKLAQAKPVNIGNDVWIGGNCVILPGINIGNNVIIAAGSVVTKDVPDNTLVAGIPAKKLRELEK, from the coding sequence ATGACGGAATTACAAAAATTAGAAGCGGGTTTAGAATATTCTTTTTTTGACGATGAAGTGGCTCAAAGAAAGACGGAAGCTATAATAAAATGTAAAAAATTTAATTCTATAGAAGCGGATAATTTTGAAGAACAATTTAAAGCGATAAAAGAATTATTAGGCTCGGTTAAAGATAAGGCTTATATCAATACGGGATTTTATTGCGACTATGGAAAAAATATACATGTGGGAAAAGATTTTGTGGCAAATTATAATGTTACAATATTGGATATAGCTACAGTCAATATAGGAGATTATTGTATGATAGGACCGAATACTTTGATAACAACGGTTGGGCATCCTCTTACGGCAAGCGGAAGAAGAATGAAACTCGCTCAAGCAAAACCCGTTAATATAGGAAACGATGTGTGGATTGGAGGAAATTGCGTTATACTGCCAGGAATTAATATAGGCAATAATGTGATTATAGCGGCTGGTTCGGTTGTGACTAAAGATGTTCCAGACAATACTTTAGTCGCTGGAATTCCCGCTAAAAAATTAAGAGAATTGGAAAAATAA
- a CDS encoding aldo/keto reductase → MPTAKLNNGVEMPILGFGVYQIPDYDECKRAVLDALETGYRLIDTASAYFNEKAVGDAIKESGINRKELFITTKLWINNAGYENAKKGFEVSMEKLQLDYLDLYLIHQPFGDYYGSWRAMEELLENKKVRAIGVCNFYPDRLMDLAEHNKIKPAINQIETHPFFQREYDNEIMKNYGTQIESWGPFAEGRNDMFTNPILSEIGKKYNKSVAQVILRWLIQRNVVVIPKSVHKERIIENFNIFDFELSADDMDKIKSMDTGKSLFFSHSDVEIVKFLIGRKI, encoded by the coding sequence GTGCCTACGGCAAAATTAAACAACGGCGTGGAAATGCCAATATTAGGTTTCGGAGTATATCAAATACCCGATTATGACGAATGCAAGAGAGCGGTTTTGGATGCTTTGGAAACGGGCTACAGATTAATCGACACCGCTTCTGCATACTTCAACGAGAAAGCGGTTGGAGATGCGATAAAAGAAAGCGGTATAAATAGAAAAGAATTATTTATAACGACTAAATTATGGATTAACAATGCGGGATACGAAAACGCTAAAAAAGGTTTTGAAGTTTCTATGGAAAAATTGCAGTTGGATTATTTGGATTTATATTTAATCCATCAACCTTTCGGAGATTATTACGGTTCATGGCGAGCTATGGAAGAATTGTTAGAAAATAAAAAAGTCCGAGCGATTGGAGTTTGCAATTTTTATCCCGATAGATTAATGGATTTGGCGGAACATAATAAAATTAAACCAGCGATTAATCAAATAGAAACTCATCCATTTTTTCAAAGAGAATACGATAACGAGATAATGAAAAATTACGGAACGCAAATAGAATCTTGGGGACCTTTTGCCGAAGGTAGAAATGATATGTTTACAAATCCTATTTTGTCGGAAATAGGAAAGAAATATAATAAATCTGTCGCTCAAGTTATATTAAGATGGCTTATACAAAGAAATGTTGTAGTTATTCCAAAAAGCGTTCATAAAGAGAGAATAATTGAAAACTTTAATATTTTCGATTTTGAACTTTCTGCAGACGACATGGATAAAATAAAATCTATGGATACGGGAAAAAGTTTATTTTTTAGCCATAGCGATGTAGAAATCGTAAAATTTCTTATCGGTAGAAAAATTTGA
- a CDS encoding cyclophilin-like fold protein, giving the protein MLKKLIYILGFIILFQIIILAQNDIGGKTMIKMTFAGNEIYGEILNTQSGKEFLSQLPASLKFEDYNSTEKISYLPKKLSAQGEPEGFTPKKGDISYYVPWGNLAIFYRDFRYSRSLIKIGELKDIDKLANMQEDFEVRIEVVKK; this is encoded by the coding sequence ATGTTAAAAAAATTAATCTATATTTTAGGCTTTATAATATTATTTCAAATTATTATTTTAGCCCAAAACGATATTGGAGGAAAAACTATGATAAAAATGACTTTTGCAGGAAATGAAATTTACGGAGAGATTTTAAATACTCAAAGCGGAAAAGAATTTTTATCTCAATTGCCAGCAAGTCTAAAATTTGAAGATTATAATTCTACCGAAAAAATAAGCTATTTGCCTAAAAAATTATCGGCTCAAGGAGAACCAGAAGGATTTACTCCAAAAAAAGGAGATATTTCTTATTATGTCCCTTGGGGAAATCTTGCTATTTTTTACAGAGACTTTAGATACTCTCGAAGTTTAATTAAAATCGGAGAATTAAAAGATATTGATAAACTTGCAAATATGCAAGAAGATTTTGAAGTTAGAATAGAAGTAGTTAAAAAATAA
- a CDS encoding carboxymuconolactone decarboxylase family protein codes for MKKIKYLVIAVLLIISCSKNLQNQLNNFGGITMKAKEKYKELLKRDFAVSKEDEDLQNIFNNFVYGEVYNHGNLEPKLRELITLVSLTASQGNNMIAEHVEAALNVGASAIEINEALYQCAPYVGFPRVFTVLEEANKVFKDKNIKLPLKSQATVNEETKFEKGLSAQTNIFGNIILDMHKNAPENLKHIQNYLSAMCFGDFYTREGLDLKTRELLTFIMLISLGGAEPQATSHAKANISMGNDKDILIEAVTQCIPYIGYPRTLNAITIINGIN; via the coding sequence ATGAAAAAGATAAAATATTTAGTAATTGCGGTTTTGCTTATTATTTCATGCTCAAAAAATTTGCAAAATCAATTAAATAATTTTGGAGGAATAACAATGAAAGCAAAAGAAAAATATAAAGAATTATTGAAGAGAGATTTTGCAGTTTCAAAAGAAGACGAAGATTTGCAAAATATATTTAATAATTTTGTTTACGGAGAAGTTTATAATCATGGAAATTTAGAGCCTAAATTAAGAGAACTTATAACTTTAGTGTCTCTTACGGCAAGTCAGGGCAACAACATGATAGCGGAACATGTAGAAGCGGCTTTAAATGTAGGTGCAAGCGCAATAGAAATAAATGAGGCTTTGTATCAATGCGCGCCTTATGTTGGTTTTCCGAGAGTATTTACGGTTTTAGAAGAAGCGAATAAAGTTTTTAAAGATAAAAATATAAAACTGCCTTTGAAATCTCAAGCTACGGTAAATGAAGAGACGAAATTTGAAAAAGGTTTATCGGCTCAAACAAACATATTTGGAAATATAATTTTAGATATGCATAAAAACGCTCCAGAAAATTTAAAACATATTCAAAATTATTTGTCGGCAATGTGTTTTGGAGATTTTTATACGAGAGAAGGTTTGGATTTGAAGACGAGAGAGCTTTTGACTTTTATAATGTTAATATCTTTAGGCGGAGCAGAGCCTCAAGCGACAAGCCATGCAAAAGCCAATATTTCTATGGGCAACGATAAAGACATACTTATAGAAGCGGTTACTCAATGCATTCCGTATATAGGTTATCCGAGAACTTTAAACGCAATAACTATAATAAACGGAATTAATTAA
- a CDS encoding flavodoxin → MIKTKIIALTIAVLIFAIAGFGIYFFNTERDIKTLESMEIIKTEKEINITPSYTQFSDNLILIKGGTFTMGSPNNERQRNRDETQHTVTINSFYIDPYEVTQKDYREIIGNNPSYFSGDNLPVENITWFDAVNYCNKLSEKRGLTPVYSIEGNTVRWNRTANGYRLLTEAEWEYAARAGTTTIFNHGNQITSANANFYGSYPYLIEENYVNRRDSTVVTSSYRGNTINVNSLSANQFGIYNMYGNVSEWCFDYYGNYDTINTVNPVGAISGSLRVNRGGSYNDFAKHLRSAYRSAANPLSKDRNLGFRIARNSQAINETITTTYSLNIRMPQNPKILIAYFSYSGNTENAARIIRQKTGGDLFEINMEKPYRGNIYEVSQIDLNKNVRPKLKDRVQNMAQYDIILLGYPTWWATMPMPVFTFIEEYDLKGKIIIPFSSHGGTMFGDSVSDLSKLVKDSYVGFGFEFNYSGGRGLSGRISEWLKENGIREIN, encoded by the coding sequence ATGATAAAAACAAAAATTATTGCTTTAACAATAGCGGTTTTAATTTTTGCAATAGCTGGTTTTGGAATTTATTTTTTCAATACAGAGAGAGACATAAAAACTTTAGAAAGTATGGAAATTATAAAAACAGAAAAAGAAATAAATATAACTCCAAGCTATACCCAATTTTCGGATAATCTTATTTTAATAAAAGGCGGAACTTTTACTATGGGAAGTCCGAATAACGAAAGACAGAGAAATAGAGACGAAACTCAACATACGGTAACTATAAATTCTTTTTATATCGACCCTTACGAAGTGACTCAAAAAGATTATAGAGAAATAATAGGAAATAATCCGAGCTATTTTTCAGGCGATAATCTACCTGTAGAAAATATAACTTGGTTTGACGCCGTTAATTATTGCAATAAATTAAGCGAAAAAAGAGGACTAACTCCCGTATATTCTATAGAAGGAAATACGGTAAGATGGAATAGAACGGCAAACGGATACAGACTCCTAACGGAAGCGGAATGGGAATATGCGGCGAGAGCTGGGACGACTACAATATTTAATCATGGAAATCAAATAACGAGCGCAAATGCCAATTTTTATGGCAGTTATCCTTATTTAATAGAAGAAAATTATGTAAATAGAAGAGATTCAACCGTTGTGACGAGTAGTTATAGAGGAAACACGATTAATGTTAATAGTTTGTCCGCGAATCAATTTGGAATTTATAATATGTATGGAAATGTTTCAGAATGGTGTTTTGATTATTACGGAAATTACGATACGATAAATACGGTTAATCCCGTTGGAGCAATTAGCGGTTCTCTCAGAGTAAATAGAGGCGGAAGCTATAACGACTTTGCAAAACATTTAAGAAGCGCCTATCGTTCAGCTGCAAATCCTTTGAGTAAAGATAGAAATTTAGGATTTCGTATAGCTAGAAATTCTCAAGCTATAAACGAAACAATAACGACAACTTATTCTTTAAATATAAGAATGCCTCAAAATCCGAAAATATTAATCGCATATTTTTCTTATAGCGGAAATACCGAAAATGCAGCTAGAATAATAAGGCAAAAAACGGGAGGCGATTTATTTGAAATAAACATGGAAAAACCTTATCGAGGAAATATTTACGAAGTCTCTCAAATAGATTTAAATAAAAATGTTCGTCCAAAATTAAAAGATAGAGTTCAAAATATGGCTCAATACGATATTATACTTTTAGGTTATCCAACTTGGTGGGCTACCATGCCTATGCCCGTTTTTACTTTTATTGAAGAATACGATTTAAAAGGAAAAATTATTATACCGTTTAGCAGTCATGGAGGAACTATGTTTGGAGATAGCGTTTCTGATTTATCGAAATTAGTTAAAGATTCTTATGTAGGTTTTGGATTTGAATTTAATTATTCGGGAGGCAGAGGACTTTCAGGAAGAATTTCAGAATGGCTTAAAGAAAACGGAATAAGAGAGATAAATTAA
- a CDS encoding DUF4405 domain-containing protein yields MKRKIKILIDIIMFFIFIYLMSYRAGRGLFLHGVLGCVLFTLFIIHHLLNIRWYFGLNKGKYNWTRKSFAIIDFILLTDMILMAISSVMMSGSVFSFSPFISTQFARDLHVSSTAWGFIFTALHLGLHTNSAFKKIIRIIK; encoded by the coding sequence ATGAAACGAAAGATAAAAATTTTAATAGATATAATAATGTTTTTTATATTTATTTACTTAATGAGTTATAGAGCGGGCAGAGGATTATTCTTGCATGGAGTTTTAGGATGCGTTCTTTTTACTCTCTTTATAATTCATCATTTATTAAATATTCGTTGGTATTTCGGGCTTAACAAAGGAAAATATAATTGGACAAGAAAATCATTTGCAATAATAGATTTTATTTTGCTTACCGATATGATTTTAATGGCTATAAGTTCGGTAATGATGTCGGGAAGCGTGTTTTCATTTTCGCCTTTCATATCAACGCAGTTTGCTAGAGATTTGCATGTGTCGTCAACAGCTTGGGGATTTATTTTTACGGCATTGCATTTGGGACTTCATACGAATTCGGCATTTAAAAAAATTATTAGAATTATAAAATAA